A genomic region of Rhodococcus sp. B50 contains the following coding sequences:
- a CDS encoding MspA family porin: MRHALREPPAQNSTLGFTGCAGDAQAGSYAKVAVDTSTATQQVTLWGQPSA; encoded by the coding sequence ATGAGACACGCTCTTAGAGAACCCCCTGCACAGAACTCAACCCTCGGGTTCACCGGGTGCGCGGGCGACGCTCAGGCTGGCAGCTATGCGAAAGTCGCCGTTGACACTTCGACGGCCACCCAGCAGGTCACCCTATGGGGACAGCCCTCAGCATAG
- a CDS encoding PEP-utilizing enzyme encodes MAEWPINDTVSKVFPLYSRANVGEIFPDPISPLNASAGFQHSLEPGWRDAFVACRVWNHDLYDTTVDKNILPAFGSYLYINMSLMRLFGVRVPGMSPEAVDLQYFGDMPGIPSYDSEKRDFDQDSAFEETAGAWLLEEVIGATGLPAYDADRDEVLKLRAERPNMTTLTDQELRERICSFDPLLRRLFKHHIEASLKSGVGLGAIAQVAAEVGKPELALILVSGIGDVDSTVPSKRMWTLSRAAQAPEVAALFDQGINGLYNRLADSDDPVAASFLADLDDFLADWDFRGPAEWEIRAQTWGVKPELALGTIDRMRQVDDAEAPDGKNAIRAQERESAAAAIRENLSADPEASAQFEATLNAAALWQRGRERARTTAAMVIHEIRLPARELGRRGVESRALDSIEQIFMLFADELDDYLADPAKYTDIVRERERSYLELFDFKPPFVVAGDVPALDTWERRSAATNTTVTVGETITGVSGCTGTVRGHARVLTTPDDPSALEPGEILVAPITDPSWTPLFVAASAVVVDVGAPFSHAAIVSREIGIPCVVSATDATKRIPDGALIEVDGATGVVTVLGLD; translated from the coding sequence ATGGCTGAGTGGCCCATCAACGACACCGTCTCGAAGGTGTTCCCGCTGTACTCGCGAGCGAACGTGGGCGAGATCTTTCCCGACCCCATCAGCCCGCTCAACGCTTCGGCAGGCTTCCAGCACAGCCTCGAGCCCGGATGGCGGGATGCCTTCGTCGCGTGCCGGGTGTGGAATCACGATCTCTACGACACCACCGTCGACAAGAACATCCTCCCGGCCTTCGGCAGCTACCTCTACATCAACATGTCGCTCATGCGCCTGTTCGGTGTCCGCGTACCCGGCATGTCTCCCGAAGCGGTCGACCTGCAGTACTTCGGCGACATGCCCGGAATCCCCAGCTACGACAGCGAAAAACGCGATTTCGACCAGGATTCCGCGTTCGAAGAAACAGCCGGCGCATGGCTGCTCGAAGAGGTGATCGGGGCAACCGGCCTGCCCGCATACGACGCAGACCGCGACGAGGTCCTCAAGCTCCGCGCCGAACGCCCAAACATGACAACCCTGACCGATCAGGAGCTACGCGAGCGCATCTGCTCCTTCGACCCCCTCCTGCGCCGACTGTTCAAGCACCACATCGAAGCCAGCCTCAAATCGGGTGTAGGCCTCGGGGCCATCGCCCAGGTCGCCGCGGAGGTCGGCAAGCCCGAACTCGCACTCATCCTGGTCAGTGGTATCGGCGACGTCGATTCGACAGTCCCCTCCAAGCGCATGTGGACCCTCAGCCGTGCCGCCCAGGCACCCGAAGTCGCTGCACTGTTCGACCAGGGCATCAACGGGCTCTACAACCGGTTGGCGGACAGTGACGATCCGGTCGCAGCTTCCTTCCTGGCCGACCTCGACGATTTCCTCGCCGATTGGGACTTCCGTGGCCCGGCCGAGTGGGAGATCCGGGCCCAGACCTGGGGCGTCAAACCGGAACTGGCGCTGGGCACCATAGACCGGATGCGTCAGGTCGACGATGCCGAAGCCCCCGACGGCAAGAACGCGATCCGAGCCCAGGAACGAGAAAGCGCGGCAGCTGCGATCCGCGAGAACCTCTCCGCCGACCCCGAGGCCTCGGCGCAGTTCGAGGCGACCCTCAACGCTGCTGCCCTCTGGCAGCGCGGACGTGAGCGCGCACGCACCACAGCGGCCATGGTGATCCACGAGATCCGACTGCCCGCACGCGAGTTGGGTCGACGTGGCGTCGAATCGAGAGCGCTCGACAGCATCGAACAGATCTTCATGCTCTTCGCCGACGAACTCGACGACTATCTGGCCGATCCCGCCAAATACACCGACATCGTGCGCGAACGCGAACGCAGCTACCTGGAACTGTTCGACTTCAAACCTCCCTTCGTCGTGGCCGGTGATGTGCCGGCACTCGACACCTGGGAGCGACGTTCAGCAGCAACGAACACCACAGTGACGGTGGGGGAGACCATCACCGGCGTCTCCGGGTGCACCGGAACCGTTCGTGGTCACGCCCGCGTGCTGACCACACCCGACGATCCGTCCGCACTCGAGCCCGGTGAAATTCTCGTCGCTCCGATCACCGATCCGTCCTGGACGCCGCTGTTCGTCGCCGCCTCGGCAGTGGTCGTCGATGTGGGAGCTCCGTTTTCGCACGCAGCGATCGTCAGCCGCGAAATCGGCATCCCGTGCGTCGTTTCGGCGACCGATGCGACCAAACGTATCCCCGACGGTGCCCTGATCGAGGTCGACGGCGCTACCGGTGTGGTGACAGTTCTCGGTCTCGACTGA
- the surE gene encoding 5'/3'-nucleotidase SurE, which yields MRILVTNDDGIDAPGLHALAQALAADGHELMIAAPDVEYSGSGSSLGTLEHGAEIAYTQRNFDALPNVPAISLEAPPAFAVFCACAGIFGPPPELVVSGINPGHNTGKMIMYSSTVASALSAAGFNVRGLAVSCGFPPDHRFDTAATIAVEAVQWMIDRSAPQTVLNINVPDVDLSEVKGVRMAPLASRGLLGLSFDKGPDVIRLLRYANTERLGTDTDSALVRDGYVAVSALGTIDALEPIPDVAAYLEAGLPLASALEI from the coding sequence ATGCGCATTTTGGTGACCAACGATGACGGGATCGACGCGCCGGGGTTGCATGCGCTGGCTCAGGCCCTCGCCGCAGACGGACACGAACTGATGATCGCGGCACCGGACGTCGAGTACAGCGGAAGCGGCTCATCGCTCGGAACACTCGAACACGGTGCTGAGATCGCATACACCCAGCGCAACTTCGATGCACTTCCGAACGTCCCGGCGATCAGCCTCGAGGCACCTCCGGCCTTCGCCGTGTTCTGTGCCTGCGCCGGCATCTTCGGACCACCACCGGAACTGGTCGTCAGCGGAATCAACCCCGGTCACAACACGGGCAAGATGATCATGTATTCGAGCACGGTGGCCTCAGCGCTGAGCGCAGCGGGGTTCAACGTGCGCGGCCTTGCGGTCAGCTGCGGATTTCCCCCCGACCACCGCTTCGACACCGCCGCCACGATCGCGGTAGAAGCTGTGCAATGGATGATCGATCGCAGCGCGCCGCAGACCGTGCTCAACATCAACGTGCCGGATGTCGACCTCAGCGAGGTGAAGGGCGTGCGTATGGCCCCCCTGGCATCACGAGGTCTTCTCGGATTGTCCTTCGACAAGGGCCCGGATGTGATCCGGCTGCTGCGCTACGCCAATACCGAGCGCCTGGGGACCGATACCGATTCTGCGCTGGTCCGGGACGGTTACGTCGCGGTCAGTGCACTCGGGACAATCGATGCGCTCGAGCCGATTCCGGATGTCGCCGCCTATCTCGAAGCCGGTTTGCCCCTCGCATCGGCACTCGAGATCTGA
- a CDS encoding MarR family transcriptional regulator has protein sequence MVHTQHQPSTFDIVHSLRVKGLANDAVLSALSGVPVGDLPELLTPLVEQGLVVRREGRMAGSMLTPAGKEEHRRLLAENDETRSAADALDEFYAVFLPVNSEFKQVCQRWQMRSDDQPNDHTDAAYDAQVIEQLATSDAALRPPLQQLAESLPRFGRYLPRLSAALERVRGGDNAAFARPLYDSYHDIWMELHEDLILSSGRVRGAADEG, from the coding sequence ATGGTCCACACCCAACATCAGCCGTCGACGTTCGACATCGTTCACTCGCTGCGCGTGAAAGGGCTGGCCAACGACGCTGTTCTCAGCGCTCTGTCCGGGGTGCCCGTCGGCGATCTGCCGGAGTTGCTGACTCCCTTGGTCGAACAGGGTCTCGTCGTGCGCAGGGAAGGTCGCATGGCCGGTTCGATGCTCACGCCCGCCGGTAAGGAAGAACACCGCCGGCTCCTCGCTGAGAACGACGAGACCCGTTCGGCGGCGGATGCCCTCGACGAGTTCTATGCTGTCTTCCTGCCGGTCAATTCCGAGTTCAAGCAGGTGTGCCAGCGCTGGCAGATGCGCAGCGACGACCAGCCCAACGATCACACCGACGCGGCATACGACGCGCAGGTCATCGAACAGCTCGCCACCTCCGACGCGGCGCTGCGTCCGCCGCTGCAGCAACTGGCGGAATCTCTGCCTCGGTTCGGTCGATACCTACCGCGATTGTCCGCTGCGCTCGAGCGGGTCCGTGGCGGGGACAACGCCGCGTTCGCCCGCCCGCTCTATGACAGCTACCACGACATCTGGATGGAACTGCACGAAGATCTCATCCTGAGTTCGGGCCGCGTCCGTGGGGCGGCGGACGAAGGCTGA
- a CDS encoding AMP-binding protein codes for MYPPTIAAEHPDSLAFVMAGSGASLTYRQLDEQSNQLAHLLRTRGVRTGDSVVLMMENRIEWPVVVAAGMRSGLFVTPVNWHLTAGELSAILEEAAPAVLVTSAMLADTVATALPAGHDTVVLCTDPGTDFEHVAAALAEHPRTPIADERFGARVLYSGGTTGRPKAFRQKLLDVHPSQAPVRHAGLAAELGIGGTTVLLSPAPNYHAAPFTFQLMTMAAGGTVVCMERFDPAAALEAIRVHGVTHSQWVPTMLLRMLRLPERDSIELSPTHTTAVTSGAPCPVDVKDRINQWWGPILHEYYGASEGYGHTYISARESAERPGSVGRPLGGTQVHITDEDGNPLGPDEIGRVWFEPPTSNAYVNDRDATAPSTWKSMGDRGYLDEDGYLYLVGRESFMIISGGVNIYPEEVEAALLRHPAVADAAVFGVPDPEFGEQVKAVVELHENVPADDDTVAALIDHCKSVLAAYKAPKSIDFVDDLPRLPTGKLNKKALRSLYLVGS; via the coding sequence GTGTACCCACCCACCATCGCAGCCGAACACCCAGACTCGCTCGCCTTCGTCATGGCCGGCTCGGGTGCGTCGCTGACGTACCGCCAGCTCGACGAACAATCCAACCAGCTCGCCCACCTGTTACGCACGCGCGGCGTGCGTACCGGGGACAGTGTCGTACTCATGATGGAGAACCGCATCGAATGGCCCGTGGTCGTGGCCGCCGGAATGCGCTCCGGACTGTTCGTGACCCCGGTCAACTGGCACCTGACTGCAGGAGAGCTGTCGGCGATCCTCGAGGAGGCGGCACCGGCCGTATTGGTCACCAGCGCGATGCTCGCGGACACCGTGGCCACCGCCTTGCCCGCCGGGCACGACACAGTGGTGTTGTGTACAGACCCCGGCACCGACTTCGAACATGTAGCCGCAGCGCTCGCGGAACACCCGCGCACTCCGATCGCCGACGAGCGCTTCGGTGCCCGCGTGCTCTACAGCGGCGGCACCACCGGTAGGCCCAAAGCGTTTCGGCAGAAGCTCCTCGATGTCCATCCCTCGCAGGCACCGGTGCGGCACGCGGGGCTTGCCGCCGAGTTGGGTATCGGCGGCACGACGGTACTGCTCTCACCCGCGCCGAACTATCACGCTGCCCCCTTCACCTTCCAGCTGATGACCATGGCAGCCGGCGGAACGGTCGTGTGCATGGAGCGGTTCGATCCTGCTGCTGCCCTGGAGGCCATCAGGGTGCATGGAGTCACCCACTCGCAATGGGTCCCAACCATGCTGCTGCGCATGTTGCGCCTACCCGAGCGGGACTCGATCGAACTCTCACCCACCCACACGACGGCGGTCACTTCCGGCGCTCCCTGCCCGGTGGACGTCAAAGACCGGATCAACCAGTGGTGGGGACCCATCTTGCACGAGTACTACGGCGCCTCCGAGGGCTACGGGCACACCTACATCTCCGCTCGGGAGTCTGCCGAGCGCCCCGGCTCTGTCGGCCGTCCCCTGGGCGGGACCCAGGTTCATATCACCGACGAAGACGGAAATCCGCTCGGACCCGATGAAATCGGGCGGGTCTGGTTCGAACCGCCGACGTCGAATGCCTACGTCAACGACCGGGACGCTACCGCGCCCAGCACCTGGAAGAGTATGGGCGATCGGGGATACCTCGACGAGGACGGATATCTCTACCTCGTTGGCCGCGAGAGCTTCATGATCATCTCCGGCGGGGTCAACATTTACCCGGAAGAGGTCGAAGCGGCGCTCTTGCGTCACCCTGCAGTCGCCGACGCCGCGGTATTCGGCGTTCCGGATCCGGAATTCGGCGAACAGGTCAAGGCCGTGGTGGAGCTGCACGAGAACGTGCCTGCAGACGACGACACCGTCGCCGCCCTGATCGATCACTGCAAGAGCGTGCTGGCAGCCTACAAGGCACCGAAATCGATCGACTTCGTCGACGATCTTCCCCGCCTCCCGACAGGAAAACTCAACAAGAAAGCACTTCGCTCGCTGTATCTGGTCGGTTCCTGA
- a CDS encoding cytochrome P450 translates to MTTSSDIDLMNLQPFATGYADEIFKDLRDHDPLHWNAEPDGPGFWSVTRYADVKAVASDYATFTVTEGTQIASRRAEGEGARSIHHVDPPEHGPLRKIVTPSVRPAKVKNLTPDIEAVIDELLDKTVGAGPLDFVAEISSQLPLVMIGRLLGAPLEDCPHLLRWTNQMASEDPDYSEGPETAVRARDEVFTYFRGLEQQRRACPADDLVSILTAAEIDGVPLSRGYLDAYYLILMVAGNETTRNLLSGGVLALHENPQWWQMLRENPGKIRTAVEEMVRWVSPVLSMRRTATRDVEMHGKTIKAGDKVVMWFCSANRDERAFDDPHVFRPDRFPNEHVGFGWGEHACLGANLARLEAKLFFTKLVERGIDISVVGEPKRLQSNFFRGIKTLPVTLEQTHG, encoded by the coding sequence ATGACCACCAGCAGCGACATCGACCTGATGAACCTGCAACCTTTCGCAACCGGATACGCCGACGAGATCTTCAAAGACCTCCGCGACCACGATCCGTTGCACTGGAACGCCGAACCGGACGGTCCCGGTTTCTGGTCGGTCACCCGCTATGCCGATGTCAAGGCCGTCGCCTCCGACTACGCAACCTTCACCGTCACCGAAGGCACTCAAATCGCCAGCCGCCGGGCCGAAGGCGAGGGAGCGCGCAGCATTCACCACGTCGATCCCCCGGAACACGGCCCCTTGCGCAAGATCGTCACCCCCTCCGTCCGTCCCGCGAAGGTCAAGAACCTGACCCCGGACATCGAAGCCGTCATCGACGAATTACTCGACAAGACCGTCGGCGCAGGTCCGCTCGACTTCGTCGCCGAAATCTCCTCCCAGCTCCCACTGGTGATGATCGGCCGCCTGCTCGGCGCCCCCCTCGAGGACTGCCCACACCTGCTGCGCTGGACCAACCAGATGGCCTCGGAGGACCCCGACTATTCCGAGGGACCCGAAACGGCGGTGCGCGCCCGCGACGAAGTCTTCACCTACTTCCGCGGCCTCGAGCAACAGCGCCGAGCCTGCCCCGCCGATGACCTGGTCAGCATCCTGACCGCCGCCGAGATCGACGGCGTTCCCCTCTCCCGCGGCTACCTCGACGCCTACTACCTCATCCTGATGGTCGCCGGAAACGAAACCACCCGCAATCTGCTCTCCGGTGGTGTGCTCGCGTTGCACGAGAACCCCCAGTGGTGGCAGATGCTCCGCGAAAATCCCGGCAAGATCCGCACCGCCGTCGAGGAGATGGTGCGCTGGGTCTCCCCCGTGCTGTCGATGCGCCGCACCGCCACCCGAGACGTCGAGATGCACGGCAAGACCATCAAAGCCGGCGACAAGGTCGTCATGTGGTTCTGCTCGGCCAACCGCGACGAACGCGCCTTCGACGACCCCCACGTCTTCCGACCGGACCGATTCCCCAACGAGCACGTGGGATTCGGCTGGGGTGAACATGCCTGCCTCGGCGCCAACCTCGCCCGCCTCGAAGCCAAGCTGTTCTTCACCAAACTCGTCGAGCGGGGCATCGACATCTCGGTGGTCGGCGAGCCGAAGCGGCTGCAGAGCAACTTCTTCCGGGGCATCAAGACCCTGCCGGTAACCCTGGAGCAGACCCATGGCTGA
- a CDS encoding aldehyde dehydrogenase family protein, with protein sequence MADTFAPARCLIDGQWSTPPGPVVEVIDPFTETAIGHVADAGAELVDSAVRSAQAAHRLWCRTDVDERAAVLERTADLLERDGETIAAVVTREMGMPISLARVTQAELPAAVLRATARAARTLDWNTDIDGATLLRRGSGVVGAITPWNMPVHQIVAKVSAALAAGSTVVLKASEMTPYDAEMLAGLFLEAGLPAGAFNLVTGVGPTTGAALAGHDTLAHMSFTGSVTAGRAVAALAGQALTRCTLELGGKSPAVILPDADLPTAIPGALASGLVNSGQACNAPTRLLVPQSLVVEVTELIRAAVAEHTLGDPTDPATKQGPLASARQRDRVLDYVAGAVDAGGELLTGTGKPYDGSATGFFVEPTVITGLNENARAVREEIFGPVIALQTYTDIDDAVRIANDSAYGLSAEVWSGDTDRARAVASHLDVGQVKINGVRTRTRPAVPFGGVKNSGYGRELGALGIEEFTDVTAVMA encoded by the coding sequence ATGGCTGATACCTTCGCCCCTGCCCGTTGCCTGATCGACGGTCAATGGTCCACTCCCCCAGGACCAGTGGTCGAGGTGATCGACCCCTTCACCGAGACGGCAATCGGACACGTCGCCGATGCCGGCGCCGAACTCGTGGACTCCGCGGTGCGCTCCGCCCAAGCGGCCCACCGGTTGTGGTGCCGCACCGACGTCGACGAACGCGCCGCCGTCCTCGAACGGACCGCAGACCTGCTCGAACGCGACGGAGAGACGATCGCCGCGGTGGTGACCCGGGAGATGGGCATGCCGATCTCCCTGGCGCGTGTCACACAGGCCGAACTGCCGGCCGCGGTGCTACGCGCGACCGCCCGAGCAGCACGCACCCTCGACTGGAATACCGACATCGACGGTGCCACCCTGCTGCGCCGCGGCAGCGGCGTCGTCGGCGCCATCACCCCGTGGAACATGCCCGTCCACCAGATCGTCGCCAAAGTGTCCGCCGCCCTGGCCGCCGGTTCGACCGTGGTGCTCAAGGCATCGGAGATGACCCCCTACGACGCCGAGATGCTGGCGGGACTGTTCCTCGAGGCAGGACTGCCCGCCGGCGCGTTCAACCTCGTCACCGGCGTCGGGCCGACCACCGGTGCGGCGCTGGCCGGACACGACACCCTGGCACACATGTCGTTCACCGGCAGCGTCACCGCCGGCCGCGCCGTTGCCGCGCTCGCCGGGCAAGCATTGACCCGCTGCACCTTAGAACTCGGCGGCAAGTCCCCCGCCGTGATCCTGCCGGATGCAGACCTGCCCACGGCAATTCCCGGCGCCCTCGCCTCCGGTCTGGTCAACTCCGGTCAGGCCTGCAATGCCCCCACACGTCTTCTGGTGCCGCAGTCTCTGGTCGTCGAGGTCACCGAACTCATCCGCGCTGCAGTCGCCGAGCACACCCTCGGCGATCCCACCGATCCGGCGACCAAGCAAGGACCACTGGCCTCCGCCCGCCAACGAGACCGAGTCCTAGACTATGTCGCCGGCGCCGTCGACGCAGGCGGAGAACTACTCACCGGGACGGGCAAGCCCTACGACGGATCGGCCACCGGTTTCTTCGTCGAGCCGACCGTCATCACCGGCCTGAACGAGAACGCCCGGGCCGTCCGAGAAGAGATCTTCGGTCCCGTGATCGCACTGCAGACCTACACCGACATCGACGACGCCGTACGGATCGCCAACGACAGCGCCTACGGACTGTCCGCGGAAGTCTGGTCCGGTGATACCGACCGGGCCCGCGCCGTCGCGAGCCACCTCGACGTCGGCCAGGTCAAGATCAACGGCGTACGCACCCGCACACGCCCCGCAGTGCCGTTCGGCGGAGTCAAGAATTCCGGCTACGGCCGCGAACTCGGTGCCCTGGGAATCGAAGAGTTCACCGATGTCACGGCGGTGATGGCATGA
- a CDS encoding coniferyl-alcohol dehydrogenase — MNAPIVVTGAGSGIGLAVAEQLHRAGTPVIGLDRRSCPLDGVHTVECDLSDPASIDAAAAELPTVIAALANVAGVPGTVPAQTVLAVNLLGARRLTETLLPRMAGGSAIVNVASVAANRNTQSPEAIDELLRVRDIEALEHWLRAHPLDGPAAYDTSKRALVDWTQLLAAKLTGRGIRAVSVSPGPVETPILADFEASMGTEAMQRSQAAVGRHGYPHEIAAVVAFALSPAASWLNGIDIPVEGGLYATRAAANSPVFEGLTP, encoded by the coding sequence ATGAACGCCCCCATCGTCGTCACCGGAGCCGGCTCCGGGATCGGTCTCGCCGTGGCCGAACAACTGCACCGGGCCGGCACACCGGTCATCGGGCTGGATCGCCGCAGCTGCCCGCTCGACGGTGTGCACACCGTCGAGTGCGATCTTTCCGACCCGGCGTCGATCGATGCCGCAGCAGCAGAACTGCCCACGGTGATCGCAGCACTGGCGAACGTCGCGGGGGTACCCGGCACCGTTCCGGCGCAGACGGTACTTGCCGTCAATCTGCTCGGCGCCCGCCGATTGACCGAGACGCTGCTCCCGCGGATGGCCGGCGGTTCCGCCATCGTCAACGTCGCTTCGGTTGCAGCCAATCGCAATACCCAATCCCCCGAAGCGATCGACGAACTTCTGCGAGTACGGGACATCGAAGCGTTGGAACACTGGCTGCGCGCACATCCGCTCGACGGCCCCGCCGCCTATGACACCTCCAAACGGGCACTCGTCGACTGGACCCAACTCCTCGCCGCGAAACTGACCGGGCGCGGAATCCGCGCAGTGTCCGTCAGCCCCGGCCCCGTCGAAACACCCATCCTCGCCGACTTCGAGGCCAGCATGGGCACCGAAGCGATGCAACGATCCCAGGCCGCCGTGGGCCGACACGGATACCCCCACGAGATCGCGGCAGTCGTCGCGTTCGCGCTCTCCCCCGCCGCGTCCTGGCTCAACGGCATCGACATCCCCGTCGAAGGCGGCCTGTACGCCACGCGCGCCGCCGCCAATTCCCCCGTATTCGAAGGACTCACACCATGA